A window of Bradyrhizobium sp. AZCC 1719 genomic DNA:
CACCGAGATCCAGAAGGGCGTCGTGATCGGCGCCCGCACGCGGGTGCAGTCTCATGCCTTCATCTGCGAGCTGGTCACGATCGGCGAAGACTGCTTTGTCGGGCACGGGGTGATGTTCGTGAACGACACGTTTTCGACCGGCGGCCCGGCCCGCGGCAACAGGGATTTATGGCGCGAGACCGCGATCGGAAACCGCGTCTCGATCGGCTCCAACGCCACCATCATGCCGGTGAGGATCGCCGATGACGTCGTGATCGGCGCAGGCTCCGTTGTGACCAAGGACATCACGATACCCGGAACCTATGCCGGCAATCCGGCGCGACGGCTGCTGACGGACAAGTAGGAAGACGACCGATGCCAGTGCCTTTTGCGGATCTGCAACTGCAGTATCAGACCATCAAGAGCGAGATCGATGGCGCGATTGCCTCCGTCATCCGCGACAACGCGTTCATTCGCGGGTCCTACGTCGACGCGTTCGAACGGGAGTTCGCCGCTGCCGTTGACGTCAAGCATTGCGTGTCCTGCGCCAACGGCACCGATGCGCTGTATCTCGCCATGGCCGCGCTGAAGGTCAGGCCGGGCGACGAGGTGATCACCACGGCGC
This region includes:
- a CDS encoding acyltransferase; its protein translation is MNRPEMHQAGVRDVAFGARVKIVEPCNLYGCKIGDDCFVGPFTEIQKGVVIGARTRVQSHAFICELVTIGEDCFVGHGVMFVNDTFSTGGPARGNRDLWRETAIGNRVSIGSNATIMPVRIADDVVIGAGSVVTKDITIPGTYAGNPARRLLTDK